GGCGCATCTCATTTACACTTTCATGTATGGCTTCATTTACAAATTGACCATCACCCCATTGCGGTGCTCTAATCAATAATCGCTGAGTTTCTAAATGCTCCGGAAAAGAGAGTAGTAGTGGATTCATAGTAGTCCTCCTTCTATCCGAATGAGTTTCCAATAATAGTAACCGCTTGGCCGCTCATTGACAATTGACGGTAACACTGATTCACTTTCAAGGAATTTGCAAACAGCTACGCAGGAGAAGCGCATTTCCAGTCCAAGCGCCTCTGGAGCCCGCCCCAGCGCAGGAATAAATGGCGGGGAATTTCAGCTTCATTTATGAAATCCTTCCTCGAAGCTTCTACGTTTGAAGCGCTCCCGCCATTTATTCCGAAGCGGACAGTCAATCCCACAGCGGGGCGTATGCCGAAGCGTAGACTGGAAATGCGCTTCTCCGCCACAACGGCTACATTATAAAAAGAAACGCCCCCGAAAAAATTCGAGGGCACTTACATTTAAATCAATCCAAGACGTTGGAAAATCGTATCCACATGCTTCAGATGGTAACGATAGTCAAAGCACTCATCCAGCTCTTCCTTGGACAGTGTAGAGCTGACCGTCGCATCCTCCTCGACGATCGCACGGAAGGAGCGTTGCTCTTCCCACGCCTGCATCGCACGAGGCTGTACCGTGTCATACGCTTGCTCGCGGCTCATACCTTTTTCGATCAGCTTGAGCATGACTTGCTGCGAGTAGATTAATCCAAAGGTACGATCCATATTGCGCTTCATGTTCTCAGGGAACACCGTCAAGTTTTTCACGATGTTCATGAAACGGCGCAGCATGTAGTTCAACGCTTGCGTCGCATCTGGCAAAATCACGCGCTCCGCAGAGGAGTGGGAAATATCTCGTTCATGCCAGAGAGAAACATTTTCATAGGAAGTGAGCATGTGACCGCGGATGACACGAGCCAGTCCGCAAATATTTTCGCTTCCGATTGGGTTGCGCTTGTGTGGCATTGCAGAAGAACCTTTTTGACCTTTGGCAAATGCTTCTTCCACCTCGCGCATTTCGCTCTTTTGCAGACCGCGAATTTCTGTCGCGAATTTCTCCAAAGACGTTGCGATCAATGCCAATGTCGCCATGTACTCGGCGTGGCGATCACGCTGCAACGTTTGGGTCGAGATAGGCGCTGCTGACAGCCCCAGCTTCTCGCACACGTACGCTTCCACGAACGGATCGATGTTTGCGTATGTTCCAACTGCGCCAGAGATTTTGCCGAACGCCACTTCTTTTTTCGCAGCCTGAAAACGCGCCAGGTTGCGCTTCATTTCTTCATGCCACAAGGCCAGCTTCAAACCAAAAGTCGTAGGCTCCGCATGTACACCATGTGTTCTGCCCATGCAAACCGTATCCTTGTGTTCACGAGCTTTGTCCGCCAAAATCTCGATGAAGTCTTCGATATCCTTCTCCAAAATTTCATTCGCCTGACGCAGCAGGTAAGACAGAGCAGTATCCACTACATCTGTAGAAGTCAGTCCGTAATGCACCCACTTCTTTTCTTCGCCCAAGGTTTCCGATACCGCACGAGTAAACGCCACCACATCATGGCGCGTCTCTTCTTCGATCTCATAGATTCTGTTCATGTCAAAAGTAGCTTTTTCCCACAGCTTTTTCACGTCTTCCTCAGGAATGACGCCCAGCTTGGACCATGCTTCACACGCGAGAATTTCTACTTCCAGCCACGCTTTGAATTTGTTTTCTTCCGTCCAAATGGCGCGCATTTCCGGTCGGGAATAACGTTCGATCATGATAATACCTCCGATGTATTCGTCCAGATTTTCAGCTCATCAATCAGGGTGAGCGCTTCTTCTACAGTAGGGGCGAGCACATTGATATGCCCCATTTTTCGCTTGGCCTTGCTCTCTGCTTTTCCGTACAAATGGAGCTTGGCTGTGCGCGGCAGCTTGTCGATCTGATCGATGACAGGCTGTAGATGCTCTCCCAAAATATTAACCATCACGACGCTCGAGAGCAACTCTGTAGATCCCAAAGGCAGATTGCAAACCGCCCGAACATGCTGCTCAAACTGCGAGGTCACACAAGCATCCATGGTAAAATGCCCGGAGTTATGCGGTCTCGGTGCCAATTCATTGACATACAGCTGACCATCTTCGGTCAAAAACAGCTCAACTGCAATGAGTCCAACCACATCCAACTTTTCTACAATCGTGCGGGCAATTTCTTCCGCGCGGGCTGCTACTTCAGCCGAAATACGAGCGGGCACGATGCTCAGGTGTAGGATATTTTCCTGATGAATATTTTCTGACACAGGAAAAACAGCCAGTTCTCCCGCAGGATTGCGTGCAGCAATAACAGACAGCTCCATTTGGAATGGTACAAATTGTTCCACGATCAGCTCTGTACCTGCTTTGGACAGTGTTTCATACGCCTCCGTCAGCTCAGCCTCGCTTCTCAATACCCATTGTCCTTTGCCGTCATACCCGCCAGTTGCCGTCTTCATAACGGCAGGCAGTCCCAGTTCACGCACGGCGTTCTGCAAATCCTCCAAGCTATTCACGACACAAAACGGAGCAACAGGAATGCCAATTTCACGAATGGCGGTCTTTTCCCGAATCCGATTTTGGGTGATGCGCAAAAGACGGCTCCCCTGCGGTACATAAGCGCGGCTCTCCAACACTTCAGCCACCTGTGCATCGACATTTTCAAATTCATAGGAAATGACATCACTGACCGAGGCAAGCTGCATCGCTGCTTCTACATCATCGTAGCTGGCAACAATTTGCCGATCAGCCGTTTGGCCGCATGGTGCGTCTGCTGTCGGGTCCATTGTGACAAAGCGGTAGCCCATAGCTCGTCCCGCAAGAGCAATCATCCGTCCAAGCTGTCCTCCACCGAGTATTCCTAGGGTCGATCCTGGTTTGATTTGCTTACGGTCTTTGGTTGTCATTCGAGTTCACTAGCCTCCAGCACCTTATTGCGTACATCATCTCGTCTTTGCACGAATCGCTCTTGTACGTCTGGATATTTGATTCCCAAAATTTGCGCAGCCAGTAACCCTGCATTGATGGCTCCAGCTTTTCCGATCGCTACCGTCGCCACAGGTACGCCCCCTGGCATTTGCACAATCGACAAAAGCGAGTCGAGACCATTCAAGTTGGATGATTTCACTGGTACACCAATGACAGGCAACTCTGTCTTAGCAGCCACCATTCCTGGCAAATGCGCTGCACCACCTGCACCCGCAATAATGACTTCCAAGCCGCGGCCCTTAGCGGTCTCAGCATACGTAAACATCAAGTCTGGCGTTCTGTGTGCAGACACGACCTTCTTTTCGTACGGTACCTGCAATTCGTCCAAGATTGCGCAAGCTTCCTTCATTGTTTCCCAGTCTGACGTACTGCCCATAATGACTCCTACCAAAGGCTGTAGCATGAATCATTCGCCCCCTACGTTTTGTATCATCAGAAGAAAACCCAACCGACTAACGGCTTTTCGCACCGCTCTCATCGCCTGGGCTATTCGAACTCGTTTTCACTCAACGTATTCAGTGTAGCAGGGAGAAAGTTTGCCTGTCAACCTCGTTTCCGAACATTTAAAAATGAATAGCCAAAAATTATTCGTGTTTGCCTTTTTCTACCCAATTGTTGGCCGCCTCGGCTTTCTCTAGCTCGACCTGAAGCCAATACTCTAAATAGGGACTGGGATCCGCCCCGGCAACTGTAGTCAATAGCGCTTTGATTTGCTCCCCGTTCGCCTGCTTGTATTGATGATCTCGTACATATTGACGCAACACCTGATGCAGTCGTTCGACTCCCCATTCTTCTTTCAAGTTCCACCACATGGCACCCGCTCGCCCGTAGACGAGGTCATTGTAGCTCCTCCAGTCTGGAAAAGCCTCCACGGACGACTTTGCAGTGACTCCTTGGTTCGCATATCCTTCCGCTGCACGTGCTTGGCCTAGCCGCATCTGAATATACGCTTGTGAACGCATGGGAGACTTTTGCTGCAAATATATCATCGTCGCATAATCCGTCAGTCCCTCATCCACCCAAGCCTCTCGCACCTCGTCGTTTCCGACCAACCCGTAAAACCACTGATGTGCCGTTTCGTGCGCTACGATCGCTTCCCCCATGGTATCGCTACGCTCAAAATACTCCTGGGCAATAAAGACGAGGCTCGGGTATTCCATTCCACCAAAGAAACCGCCTGTCTTAACAACATCGTATTCCTTATACGGATACACCCCGAACTGTTTTCCGTAATAGTCGAGAGACTCCCTTGCAGTCTCATGTATTCGTTCTACGTTTTGCGGGTCATCACTTTTCTGTACCCACGTACGTACGATGGTTTCCCCGACCTTGCCAGATATGGGCTGGTACGTATCGTCCATGACGACAAGGGCAAAATCCCGAACGTTCCATGCGTCCATCTCATAGATTTTTAGCCGTTGCGGTCTCGTCTCGGTGATGACAGCTACGCTCTCCAATCCACTCGTAGCAAGCTGGTACTTCTCTGATAGCTGCACACGCAAATGATAATTCGCCACATCCGAGTAAAAAGGATCGCCAATCGCGGAATAAGGATCGAGCCGCCAGCCTCCTGCGTCCTTAACCGCCAGAATCGGCAGCCAATTGCCCAGCCACATCGCATGATTATGGTAAGACATTCGCCCGTTATTATAAGGAACCTCGAGCTGAAAATTCATCTCCACCACCGTCTCAGCAGACGATGTTCTTGCAGGAAGGGGCACTTGTAAAAGCGTATTGGTCTTTCCTGCATACTGTACGCCGATACTTTTTCCGTTTACCCGTACGTCGCTTATTTTGATACCACCAGGCTCACGCTGTTTGCCTAGTACAACCTCCCAGTTTTCACCACTGAGAGCAGCATTTGCAGAAAAAGCATTGGGATATAGATGAAAAAAAGCTTGGTCATCTTGTGGGACAAAACGAGCCGTCAGCATGCCTTTCACCACGTGCTTGTTCATATCGATTTGTACGTCGGCTTTGTAAGTAACTGCAGCCCGCCTGTGATCAATCGGCACAATCTCATGAGCATCATCTAAGCCTGCCTGCCCTGTCCAAGGCCGGACAGACAAGAATACAGTCAAAACGACTCCTACTGCCACGATGACCACCCAATGCTTCCGCCACATCGTGATCCCCTGCCTTCGATTACTTCTTCTGATGCTTGAGACGTTGGCGCTCCAGCCAAGCTGCTGCCTGTTCCTGCTGGGACATGTCTACTTTCAACCAATAACCCAAGAAGGCGCTCGCATCTTCTCCTGCCATCTCAGATAAATAATCTCCCCATTCCTTTCCGGTCACCACCTGATAACGGTACTTCTCGACATACTGCTTCAAAACGTCATGTACCCTTTCTTCCCCCCACGCTCCCTGCAATAGCCACAGCATCGAGGACGGACGGGAATAGACGAGGTCGCTATAACTCTGATTATTAGGGAATGCTGACAGCGCTTGCCAAGAACGCAGTTCCTCTGCCACGTAATACTGAACAGAAGTGCCCTGCGCAAGCCGTCTGCGCACCCGTTCTGCTCCCAACAGCGGGTCTTGCTGAGATAAGTACGAGAGCGTCACGTACTCCGCGAATCCCTCATCCAGCCATGCTTCCTTTACCTGATCATTTCCGACCAAGCCGTAGAACCACTGGTGTGCCGTCTCATGGACAACCGTGACGATACCTGTTTCTTCCCCAGAAAAGAAATGACTCCCGTCGAGAAAGACCAATGCTGGGTACTCCATCCCGTTAATCGCGCCACCAGTCCTTACCACATCGTATTCGGTATATGGATAGGCACCCAATTGATGATGAAAATAGGCGAGAGACTTCGCTGCTGCTTCATGAATCTGCTCAGCTGCTGTTGGATCATCTGTTTTCCGCCACCACGTTCGGACGACTGTTTCGCCCACCTTCGTTTCCGTTCGCTGATAGGAAGCATCCATAACGACTAGGGCAAAATCTCTTACGTTTTCTGCACCGAGCTGTATCGTCTTTTCTCCCTCTCCAGCAGAAACCTGTTTCGCAGCCTTGTCTGGCGCTGTGCTCGCCAGTTGATAGTCTTTTGGGAGTGTCACGTTCACCTCATAGTCTGCGTTCTCACTGTAAAATGGATCACCAACAGGCTCGTATGGATCGAGATGCCAGCCTTCCTTATCGTACACCGCAAGAACCGGGAGCCAGTTCCCCAGCCAGATCGATTGGTCATCGTACGACATCCTTCCGTCGTTTCGTGGAAGAGTCATCTCGAACTCCATCACAATCTTTCGTGGGCCCACCTGTCCTTCTAGAGGCACTTCGAGGATGTTCAGGTCTTTCGTCTGTTTGCCGACAACCGCAACACCGTCGACCAGTAGCTTTTTATTAGTGTATGTGCCAAGCGTTGGGCCATTGCCTAAAAGTTCCTCCCATAGCATGCCTTGATGCTCTTCTGTAAATACGTTCGGGTAAAGCTGGAGATAGGCACGAGTAGGGTCTTTTGGCCAAAAGGTAATCGTTACGGTGCCTGCTACTTCTTTCTTGATTGGATCAATTCGCACATCAGCCTGATAGAGGGGGTTACGCATAAGCGCAGTACCCTCCGTAGCATTTACAGGCAACATCCACGTCATAAACAATAAGCAACAACCGACCATTGAAACCCATTTCTTCACGCCATCTCCCCCTTTTCTCCACTGTACAAAAAATGGAAGATAAAGACTATCTTTCCTCTTTACCCTGATAGCTTGTCGGACAACCACTTTTCAACCAACTCCAAAGGAACCGGCTGTTCCGTTCCCTCTCGCATATCTCGGACGACGACCTGCCCGCTGTTCACTTCGTTTTCGCCATAGATTAGGGCAAAAGCAACCCCTTCTTTGTTTGCATAATCGAGTGCTTTTTTCAGTCGTCTACCTGTCAGCTCCAACTCGACTCTCATACCACTCTCACGCAATAGATTGGCCAGACCAAGACTGGATGCTTCTGTCCCGAGGGGAATGACGAGTACATCCGCAGCTTTTTGCTCTT
The window above is part of the Brevibacillus antibioticus genome. Proteins encoded here:
- the purE gene encoding 5-(carboxyamino)imidazole ribonucleotide mutase, producing the protein MLQPLVGVIMGSTSDWETMKEACAILDELQVPYEKKVVSAHRTPDLMFTYAETAKGRGLEVIIAGAGGAAHLPGMVAAKTELPVIGVPVKSSNLNGLDSLLSIVQMPGGVPVATVAIGKAGAINAGLLAAQILGIKYPDVQERFVQRRDDVRNKVLEASELE
- the purB gene encoding adenylosuccinate lyase, producing MIERYSRPEMRAIWTEENKFKAWLEVEILACEAWSKLGVIPEEDVKKLWEKATFDMNRIYEIEEETRHDVVAFTRAVSETLGEEKKWVHYGLTSTDVVDTALSYLLRQANEILEKDIEDFIEILADKAREHKDTVCMGRTHGVHAEPTTFGLKLALWHEEMKRNLARFQAAKKEVAFGKISGAVGTYANIDPFVEAYVCEKLGLSAAPISTQTLQRDRHAEYMATLALIATSLEKFATEIRGLQKSEMREVEEAFAKGQKGSSAMPHKRNPIGSENICGLARVIRGHMLTSYENVSLWHERDISHSSAERVILPDATQALNYMLRRFMNIVKNLTVFPENMKRNMDRTFGLIYSQQVMLKLIEKGMSREQAYDTVQPRAMQAWEEQRSFRAIVEEDATVSSTLSKEELDECFDYRYHLKHVDTIFQRLGLI
- a CDS encoding M1 family metallopeptidase — protein: MKKWVSMVGCCLLFMTWMLPVNATEGTALMRNPLYQADVRIDPIKKEVAGTVTITFWPKDPTRAYLQLYPNVFTEEHQGMLWEELLGNGPTLGTYTNKKLLVDGVAVVGKQTKDLNILEVPLEGQVGPRKIVMEFEMTLPRNDGRMSYDDQSIWLGNWLPVLAVYDKEGWHLDPYEPVGDPFYSENADYEVNVTLPKDYQLASTAPDKAAKQVSAGEGEKTIQLGAENVRDFALVVMDASYQRTETKVGETVVRTWWRKTDDPTAAEQIHEAAAKSLAYFHHQLGAYPYTEYDVVRTGGAINGMEYPALVFLDGSHFFSGEETGIVTVVHETAHQWFYGLVGNDQVKEAWLDEGFAEYVTLSYLSQQDPLLGAERVRRRLAQGTSVQYYVAEELRSWQALSAFPNNQSYSDLVYSRPSSMLWLLQGAWGEERVHDVLKQYVEKYRYQVVTGKEWGDYLSEMAGEDASAFLGYWLKVDMSQQEQAAAWLERQRLKHQKK
- the purK gene encoding 5-(carboxyamino)imidazole ribonucleotide synthase encodes the protein MTTKDRKQIKPGSTLGILGGGQLGRMIALAGRAMGYRFVTMDPTADAPCGQTADRQIVASYDDVEAAMQLASVSDVISYEFENVDAQVAEVLESRAYVPQGSRLLRITQNRIREKTAIREIGIPVAPFCVVNSLEDLQNAVRELGLPAVMKTATGGYDGKGQWVLRSEAELTEAYETLSKAGTELIVEQFVPFQMELSVIAARNPAGELAVFPVSENIHQENILHLSIVPARISAEVAARAEEIARTIVEKLDVVGLIAVELFLTEDGQLYVNELAPRPHNSGHFTMDACVTSQFEQHVRAVCNLPLGSTELLSSVVMVNILGEHLQPVIDQIDKLPRTAKLHLYGKAESKAKRKMGHINVLAPTVEEALTLIDELKIWTNTSEVLS
- a CDS encoding M1 family metallopeptidase, with product MWRKHWVVIVAVGVVLTVFLSVRPWTGQAGLDDAHEIVPIDHRRAAVTYKADVQIDMNKHVVKGMLTARFVPQDDQAFFHLYPNAFSANAALSGENWEVVLGKQREPGGIKISDVRVNGKSIGVQYAGKTNTLLQVPLPARTSSAETVVEMNFQLEVPYNNGRMSYHNHAMWLGNWLPILAVKDAGGWRLDPYSAIGDPFYSDVANYHLRVQLSEKYQLATSGLESVAVITETRPQRLKIYEMDAWNVRDFALVVMDDTYQPISGKVGETIVRTWVQKSDDPQNVERIHETARESLDYYGKQFGVYPYKEYDVVKTGGFFGGMEYPSLVFIAQEYFERSDTMGEAIVAHETAHQWFYGLVGNDEVREAWVDEGLTDYATMIYLQQKSPMRSQAYIQMRLGQARAAEGYANQGVTAKSSVEAFPDWRSYNDLVYGRAGAMWWNLKEEWGVERLHQVLRQYVRDHQYKQANGEQIKALLTTVAGADPSPYLEYWLQVELEKAEAANNWVEKGKHE